A window from Salvia miltiorrhiza cultivar Shanhuang (shh) chromosome 2, IMPLAD_Smil_shh, whole genome shotgun sequence encodes these proteins:
- the LOC131009030 gene encoding MADS-box protein SOC1 isoform X2, which yields MVRGKTQMRRIENATSRQVTFSKRRNGLLKKAFELSVLCDAEVALIIFSPRGKLHEFASSSMHETIERYQKHTKDNQANNPPSEHNMQHLKHEAASMMKKIEQLETSKRKLLGEGLGSCTIEELQHLEQQLERSVTTIRARKMQVYKQQIEHLKEKFGLQTRGGGGEGGSNEERAVAPSADISEVSDVETELFIGLPETRHKRPYQK from the exons atgGTGAGAGGAAAGACTCAGATGAGGCGTATCGAGAACGCCACAAGCAGGCAAGTGACCTTCTCGAAGAGGAGAAATGGGCTGCTGAAGAAGGCCTTCGAGCTCTCAGTTCTTTGCGATGCTGAGGTGGCACTCATCATCTTCTCCCCTAGAGGCAAGCTCCATGAATTCGCAAGCTCAAG CATGCATGAGACGATCGAGCGTTACCAGAAGCATACTAAAGATAATCAAGCTAACAATCCACCTTCGGAGCATAATATGCAG CATTTGAAGCACGAAGCAGCAAGCATGATGAAAAAAATCGAGCAGCTGGAAACCTCGAAGAG GAAGTTACTCGGTGAAGGTTTAGGCTCGTGCACCATCGAGGAGCTGCAGCATCTCGAGCAGCAGCTGGAGCGCAGCGTCACCACCATTCGTGCAAGAAAG ATGCAAGTATACAAGCAGCAGATCGAGCATTTGAAGGAAAAG TTTGGACTTCAAACACGAGGGGGAGGAGGAGAAGGAGGATCGAACGAGGAGAGAGCAGTGGCGCCGTCTGCAGATATCAGTGAGGTGTCGGATGTGGAGACTGAGTTGTTCATAGGGCTTCCTGAGACGAGGCATAAGCGCCCCTACCAGAAATAG
- the LOC131009030 gene encoding MADS-box protein SOC1 isoform X1, translating into MVRGKTQMRRIENATSRQVTFSKRRNGLLKKAFELSVLCDAEVALIIFSPRGKLHEFASSSMHETIERYQKHTKDNQANNPPSEHNMQHLKHEAASMMKKIEQLETSKRKLLGEGLGSCTIEELQHLEQQLERSVTTIRARKMQVYKQQIEHLKEKEKALAAENAMLCEKFGLQTRGGGGEGGSNEERAVAPSADISEVSDVETELFIGLPETRHKRPYQK; encoded by the exons atgGTGAGAGGAAAGACTCAGATGAGGCGTATCGAGAACGCCACAAGCAGGCAAGTGACCTTCTCGAAGAGGAGAAATGGGCTGCTGAAGAAGGCCTTCGAGCTCTCAGTTCTTTGCGATGCTGAGGTGGCACTCATCATCTTCTCCCCTAGAGGCAAGCTCCATGAATTCGCAAGCTCAAG CATGCATGAGACGATCGAGCGTTACCAGAAGCATACTAAAGATAATCAAGCTAACAATCCACCTTCGGAGCATAATATGCAG CATTTGAAGCACGAAGCAGCAAGCATGATGAAAAAAATCGAGCAGCTGGAAACCTCGAAGAG GAAGTTACTCGGTGAAGGTTTAGGCTCGTGCACCATCGAGGAGCTGCAGCATCTCGAGCAGCAGCTGGAGCGCAGCGTCACCACCATTCGTGCAAGAAAG ATGCAAGTATACAAGCAGCAGATCGAGCATTTGAAGGAAAAG GAGAAAGCCCTAGCTGCTGAAAATGCAATGCTGTGTGAGAAG TTTGGACTTCAAACACGAGGGGGAGGAGGAGAAGGAGGATCGAACGAGGAGAGAGCAGTGGCGCCGTCTGCAGATATCAGTGAGGTGTCGGATGTGGAGACTGAGTTGTTCATAGGGCTTCCTGAGACGAGGCATAAGCGCCCCTACCAGAAATAG